Proteins encoded together in one Balaenoptera musculus isolate JJ_BM4_2016_0621 chromosome 6, mBalMus1.pri.v3, whole genome shotgun sequence window:
- the CD274 gene encoding programmed cell death 1 ligand 1 gives MRIYSIFTFMAYCCLLKAFTITVPKDLYVVEYGSNVTLECKFPVDKQLNLLALVVYWEMEDKKIIQFVNGEEDLNVQHSSYNQRALLLKDQLSLGKAALQITDVKLQDAGIYCCLISYGGADYKRITLKVNAPYRKINRTISVDPVTSEHELTCQAEGYPEAEVIWTSSDHQVLSGKTTITSSKREEKLFNVTSTLRVNTTANEIFYCIFRRLGHEENSTAELVIPEPYPDPAKKRTHLVILGALLLFLSVTLTIIFCLKRDVRMMDVEKCGTRDMNSKQQNDTQFEET, from the exons ATGAGGATATATAGTATCTTTACATTCATGGCTTACTGTTGTTTGCTGAAAG CATTTACTATCACAGTTCCCAAGGACCTGTATGTGGTAGAGTATGGCAGCAATGTGACATTGGAATGCAAATTTCCAGTAGACAAACAATTAAACCTGTTGGCATTAGTTGTTTACTGGGAAATGGAGGATAAGAAAATTATTCAGTTTGTGAATGGGGAGGAAGACCTGAATGTTCAGCACAGTAGCTACAACCAGAGGGCCCTGCTGTTGAAGGACCAGCTCTCCTTGGGAAAGGCCGCACTTCAGATAACAGATGTGAAATTGCAGGATGCAGGGATTTACTGCTGCTTGATCAGCTATGGCGGTGCTGACTACAAGCGGATTACTTTGAAAGTCAATG CTCCATACCGCAAAATCAACCGAACAATTTCTGTGGATCCAGTCACCTCTGAACATGAACTAACGTGTCAGGCTGAGGGTTACCCTGAGGCTGAAGTCATCTGGACAAGCAGTGACCACCAAGTCCTGAGTGGTAAAACCACCATCACCAgttccaagagggaggagaagctTTTCAATGTGACCAGCACACTAAGAGTCAACACAACAGCTAACGAGATTTTCTACTGCATTTTTCggagattaggtcatgaggaaaACAGTACAGCTGAGTTGGTCATCCCAG aaccATATCCAGATCCAGCAAAAAAGAGGACTCACTTGGTGATTCTGGGAGCTCTCCTGTTGTTCCTTAGTGTAACCCTGACAATCATTTTCTGTCTAAAAAGAGATG tgagaaTGATGGATGTGGAAAAATGTGGCACCCGAGATATGAACTCAAAGCAGCAAAATG ATACACAATTTGAGGAGACGTAA